A window from Pseudomonadota bacterium encodes these proteins:
- the glgP gene encoding alpha-glucan family phosphorylase, which yields MPGTSFYLEVRPRLPDSLARLDELANDLYYSWDPSVRALYARLDPQLWNDCGHTPRVFLRRVAQARLDGAAADRVYMREYTRVLSAYDSYRESARAPQVTDTLDPEQDLVAYSCFEYGIHESFPLYSGGLGVLAGDHCKAASDMGVPFVAIGMLYRLGFFSQEIDAHGNQVARYRPTDYADVPLEICRGEEGQELRTSVSLPGREIALRIWRARCGHISLYLLDTDVEENSEQDRRISYQLYGGDRTTRIQQEIVLGIGGVRAMRALGLRPTVWHINEGHAAFQILERCRERVAGEGLDFETAVESVAAGTVFTTHTPVPAGHDVFDHGMMAEYFTPFAEALGLELPQLLALGAAPNHPNSFNMTALGLRGSRFRNGVSRIHGGVVSQMEQYIWPEVPPEENPIAYVTNGVHLPTFLAEDWSAHFDVMLGGGWRNELSNAEYWAEVPAKIPNHSFWSITQSLKARLLEDMAHRVTIQAKRHGASEPQIARLTAQLRPADRDVLVLGFARRFATYKRATLLLRDLDRLARLLNDEARPVILVFAGKAHPSDVPGQDLIRQVHAISKRPEFLGRLLLLENYDLSLARTLYPGVDVWLNTPEYPMEASGTSGQKAAMNGAVNLSILDGWWGEGYNGENGFAVAAHGPEDDPQTRDVVESQEMLDLLEHQIIPLYFKREEHGYSDDWVAVTKASMASILPRFNAQRMLEDYLRGFYGPAAAQRRRLDGEHFLWARRLAEWRSRIERAWPTVSATMESAQPSAIGEGDTLPLEVTVALGELDASDLVVECVTGVEDAEGELQVHASQQFDAAVGGGAGFMSYRLDYQPPLAGLQCYRIRIFPWHPLLTHRFEMGLMRWL from the coding sequence GTTTACATGCGCGAGTACACTCGCGTCCTGTCGGCCTACGATAGCTACCGCGAGTCTGCCCGTGCGCCACAGGTTACCGACACGCTCGATCCAGAGCAGGATTTGGTGGCCTACTCCTGCTTCGAGTACGGCATCCACGAGAGCTTCCCGCTCTACTCGGGTGGGCTCGGCGTCCTGGCCGGGGACCATTGTAAAGCAGCCAGCGACATGGGCGTGCCTTTCGTGGCTATCGGCATGCTCTACCGCCTGGGTTTCTTCTCGCAGGAGATCGATGCGCACGGCAACCAGGTGGCCCGCTACCGGCCAACCGACTACGCAGATGTACCGCTCGAGATATGCCGAGGCGAGGAAGGTCAGGAGCTGCGCACCAGCGTGAGCCTACCCGGGCGGGAGATCGCGCTGCGCATTTGGCGCGCCCGCTGCGGTCACATCAGCCTGTATTTGCTGGACACGGATGTGGAGGAGAACAGCGAGCAGGATCGGCGGATTTCCTATCAGCTCTACGGTGGGGACCGCACTACCCGAATCCAGCAGGAGATCGTGCTCGGCATCGGTGGCGTGCGCGCGATGCGTGCACTCGGCTTGCGCCCGACGGTCTGGCACATCAACGAGGGCCATGCGGCCTTCCAGATTCTGGAGCGCTGTCGTGAACGGGTTGCGGGCGAGGGCCTGGATTTCGAGACAGCTGTCGAGTCGGTGGCGGCTGGCACCGTGTTCACTACGCATACTCCCGTGCCCGCCGGCCACGATGTGTTCGACCACGGGATGATGGCCGAGTACTTCACGCCATTCGCCGAGGCACTGGGTCTCGAGCTGCCGCAACTGTTAGCTCTCGGTGCGGCCCCTAATCATCCAAATAGCTTCAACATGACGGCGCTGGGGCTGCGCGGCTCGCGCTTTCGCAACGGCGTGAGTCGCATCCACGGTGGCGTGGTCTCCCAGATGGAACAGTACATCTGGCCTGAGGTGCCGCCTGAGGAAAACCCGATCGCCTACGTGACGAACGGCGTGCACCTGCCGACCTTCCTCGCCGAAGACTGGAGCGCCCACTTCGACGTGATGCTCGGCGGTGGTTGGCGGAACGAACTTAGCAACGCCGAGTATTGGGCTGAAGTGCCGGCCAAGATCCCCAATCACAGTTTCTGGAGTATCACTCAGTCGCTCAAGGCGCGCCTGCTCGAGGACATGGCGCATCGGGTGACGATTCAGGCCAAGCGCCACGGTGCCAGCGAGCCGCAGATCGCCCGCCTGACGGCGCAACTGCGCCCCGCCGATCGCGACGTGCTGGTGCTCGGCTTCGCCCGTCGTTTCGCAACCTACAAGCGGGCGACCCTCTTGCTGCGCGACCTCGATCGCCTGGCTCGGTTGCTGAACGATGAGGCGCGACCGGTGATCCTGGTGTTCGCCGGGAAGGCGCATCCGTCGGATGTACCCGGGCAGGATCTCATTCGCCAGGTGCACGCCATCTCCAAGCGACCGGAGTTTCTGGGTCGCCTACTGCTTCTCGAGAACTACGATCTGTCCCTCGCTCGCACCCTCTACCCCGGTGTGGATGTGTGGCTGAACACGCCCGAGTACCCGATGGAGGCCAGCGGCACCTCGGGTCAAAAAGCGGCGATGAATGGCGCCGTGAACCTCAGCATCCTAGACGGCTGGTGGGGCGAGGGTTACAACGGCGAGAACGGCTTTGCGGTGGCCGCCCATGGTCCCGAAGACGATCCGCAAACGCGCGATGTGGTCGAGAGTCAAGAGATGCTCGACTTGCTAGAGCATCAGATCATCCCGCTCTATTTCAAGCGTGAAGAGCACGGTTATTCGGACGATTGGGTGGCGGTCACGAAGGCGTCCATGGCCAGCATACTGCCTCGCTTCAACGCTCAGCGGATGCTCGAGGACTACCTACGAGGGTTCTACGGTCCGGCGGCCGCTCAGCGCCGCCGCTTAGACGGGGAGCATTTCCTCTGGGCACGTCGTCTGGCGGAGTGGCGGTCTCGCATCGAGCGCGCCTGGCCCACCGTCAGTGCAACGATGGAGTCGGCTCAGCCGTCGGCGATCGGCGAGGGCGACACCCTGCCCCTCGAGGTGACGGTCGCCCTGGGTGAACTCGATGCCTCGGACCTCGTGGTGGAATGCGTCACCGGTGTGGAAGACGCTGAGGGCGAGCTGCAAGTACACGCGAGCCAGCAGTTCGACGCTGCCGTTGGGGGGGGCGCGGGTTTCATGTCTTACCGCTTGGACTACCAGCCCCCCTTGGCCGGGCTTCAGTGCTACCGCATCCGCATCTTCCCGTGGCATCCCCTATTGACGCACCGCTTCGAGATGGGGCTGATGCGCTGGCTGTAG